A stretch of the Sphingosinithalassobacter tenebrarum genome encodes the following:
- a CDS encoding PEP-CTERM sorting domain-containing protein, with protein sequence MRHILNLSAAAVLATMAMPGIAQANDTPPPSSTPGGGGQGGHGGGSPTSVPEPGTLGLLGGGIVAVAIARRARRKKG encoded by the coding sequence ATGCGTCACATCCTCAATCTCAGCGCCGCGGCCGTGCTCGCGACGATGGCTATGCCGGGCATCGCGCAGGCCAACGACACCCCGCCGCCGAGCAGCACGCCGGGTGGCGGCGGCCAGGGCGGGCATGGCGGCGGATCGCCGACGTCTGTGCCCGAACCGGGCACGCTGGGCCTGCTGGGCGGCGGCATCGTCGCCGTGGCGATCGCGCGCCGCGCGCGTCGCAAGAAGGGCTAA
- a CDS encoding 1,9-bis(guanidino)-5-aza-nonane synthase — protein sequence MTDTLNKTASANAPINDNRKAELLSSVVEHIDITSFDARPIIDSMKKMSFTSRDLANATGIYNQMLSDPDCTVCLVIAGSTSAGGCMDLYAELVRNNMVDCIVATGASIVDMDFFEGLGHKHYQALEIPDDDTLRSLYIDRIYDTYIDEEQLQDCDHTINKIAESLEPRAYSSRAFIREMGKYLVEHGKKENSLVKLAYEHDVPIFCPAFVDSSAGFGLVKHQVDAAKEGRPYMVLDAIADFRELTEIKIEAGTTGLLMIGGGVPKNFIQDTVVCAEILGHEDVEVHKYAVQITVADVRDGACSSSTLQEAASWGKVNTGIEQMVFAEAGSVMPLLASDAYHRGHWKDRAKRAWAKLFD from the coding sequence ATGACCGACACCCTCAACAAGACCGCCTCGGCCAATGCGCCGATCAACGACAACCGCAAGGCCGAGCTGCTTTCGAGCGTGGTCGAGCATATCGACATCACCAGCTTCGACGCGCGTCCGATCATCGATTCGATGAAGAAGATGAGCTTCACCAGCCGCGATCTGGCGAACGCGACCGGCATCTACAATCAGATGCTGAGCGACCCGGATTGCACCGTTTGCCTGGTGATCGCGGGTTCGACTTCGGCCGGCGGCTGCATGGACCTGTACGCCGAGCTGGTGCGCAACAACATGGTCGACTGCATCGTCGCCACCGGCGCCAGCATCGTCGACATGGACTTCTTCGAAGGGCTTGGCCACAAACACTATCAAGCGCTTGAAATCCCTGACGATGATACGCTGCGCTCGCTCTATATCGATCGCATCTACGACACCTATATCGACGAAGAGCAGCTTCAGGACTGCGACCACACGATCAACAAGATCGCGGAGTCGCTCGAGCCCAGGGCCTACAGCTCGCGCGCGTTCATCCGCGAGATGGGCAAATATCTCGTCGAGCACGGCAAGAAGGAAAACAGCCTCGTCAAGCTCGCCTATGAGCATGACGTGCCGATCTTCTGCCCGGCATTCGTCGACAGCTCGGCGGGCTTCGGCCTCGTCAAGCATCAGGTCGATGCCGCCAAGGAAGGCCGCCCCTATATGGTGCTCGACGCGATCGCCGATTTCCGCGAGCTGACCGAAATCAAGATCGAAGCCGGCACCACCGGCCTGCTGATGATCGGCGGCGGCGTGCCCAAGAACTTCATTCAGGACACGGTCGTCTGCGCCGAAATCCTGGGCCATGAAGACGTCGAAGTGCATAAATATGCAGTGCAGATCACCGTCGCCGATGTGCGCGACGGCGCCTGCTCCTCCTCGACGCTGCAGGAAGCGGCGAGCTGGGGCAAGGTGAATACCGGCATCGAGCAGATGGTCTTCGCCGAGGCTGGCTCGGTCATGCCACTGCTCGCCAGCGACGCCTATCATCGCGGCCACTGGAAGGACCGCGCCAAGCGCGCCTGGGCCAAGCTGTTCGACTGA
- the bla gene encoding class A beta-lactamase, which translates to MIGRRALIAGSAAALAVGCGPAREDLAITGDGLFDDLARKFGGGIGIAALDTGSGRRIDFDSISRYAMCSTFKLPLAGMILARNDAGVLQLDEEIGFGPDDMVPYAPVTERFLDRGAMTIAELCEAAVTLSDNVAANLLLRRIGGPGAFTQWLRSIGDTTTRLDRIEPALNSNLPGDPRDTTTPGAMLDTVNKLVLGNVLAPASRAGLAQWAVACETGDNRLRAGLPDAWRIGDKTGTSANGAANDVAIVWPPERPPFLIACFIDCARVTAAERDAGHAEVARRILREFS; encoded by the coding sequence ATGATCGGCCGCCGTGCGCTGATCGCCGGTTCGGCGGCGGCCCTCGCGGTCGGCTGCGGTCCGGCGCGCGAAGACCTCGCCATCACCGGCGACGGCCTGTTCGACGATCTCGCGCGCAAATTCGGGGGCGGGATCGGCATTGCGGCGCTCGATACCGGCAGCGGCCGCCGCATCGATTTCGATTCGATCAGCCGCTACGCGATGTGCTCTACCTTCAAGTTGCCACTGGCGGGCATGATCCTTGCGCGAAACGATGCGGGCGTGCTGCAACTCGACGAGGAAATCGGCTTTGGTCCCGACGATATGGTGCCCTATGCGCCGGTCACGGAGCGGTTTCTTGATCGCGGTGCGATGACGATCGCGGAGCTGTGCGAGGCCGCCGTCACGCTGAGCGACAATGTCGCCGCCAATCTGCTTCTGCGCCGGATCGGCGGGCCGGGGGCGTTCACGCAGTGGCTGCGCAGCATCGGCGACACCACCACGCGGCTCGACCGGATCGAGCCGGCGCTGAACAGCAACTTGCCCGGCGATCCGCGTGACACGACGACGCCCGGTGCGATGCTCGATACCGTCAACAAGCTGGTGCTGGGCAATGTGCTGGCGCCCGCCTCGCGCGCCGGCCTCGCCCAATGGGCCGTGGCATGCGAAACCGGCGACAATCGCCTGCGCGCCGGACTGCCGGACGCATGGCGGATCGGCGACAAGACCGGCACCAGCGCCAATGGCGCGGCGAACGATGTTGCGATCGTCTGGCCGCCCGAACGCCCGCCTTTCCTCATCGCCTGCTTCATCGATTGTGCGCGGGTGACGGCGGCCGAGCGCGATGCCGGCCATGCCGAAGTGGCACGTCGCATCCTCCGGGAATTTTCCTGA
- a CDS encoding type III PLP-dependent enzyme domain-containing protein, with the protein MAKHHSALGLATTLRPVQPVTLIRPHAAARAARFFVEKFPGRAMYAVKANPSPDLLQVLWDAGITHYDVASLGEVRLVSRTIPDATLCFMHPVKAEEAIAEAYFDHGCRTFSLDSIEELQKIMRATQGATDLTLCVRLRVSSDHSKLSLAAKFGAAPGETKELLFAARQAADALGICFHVGSQAMSPEAYSNAIERVREAIVEAAVTVDVVDVGGGFPSAYPGMEPPALERYFDTIHRAWESLPISYSAELWAEPGRALCAEYSSLIVRVEKRRGDELFINDGAYGALFDAAHIGWRFPVRLLREPDSNARDMEFSFYGPTCDDLDHMTGPFELPADVRAGDYIEIGMLGAYGAAMRTAFNGFGSDETVIVTDEPMASLYLDAAERREASNVVTL; encoded by the coding sequence TTGGCCAAGCATCATAGCGCGCTGGGGTTAGCAACCACCCTTCGTCCGGTTCAGCCGGTGACGCTCATTCGCCCGCATGCCGCGGCGCGTGCCGCCCGCTTCTTCGTCGAGAAGTTTCCGGGCCGCGCCATGTATGCCGTCAAAGCGAATCCCTCGCCGGATCTGCTGCAGGTCCTGTGGGATGCGGGCATCACGCATTACGATGTCGCTTCGCTGGGCGAAGTGCGCCTCGTTTCGCGCACGATCCCCGATGCCACCTTGTGCTTCATGCACCCGGTGAAGGCCGAGGAAGCCATCGCCGAGGCCTATTTCGATCATGGCTGCCGCACCTTCAGCCTCGATTCGATCGAGGAACTGCAGAAGATCATGCGCGCCACCCAGGGCGCGACCGATCTGACGCTGTGCGTCCGGCTGCGCGTCTCCTCCGATCATTCCAAGCTCAGCCTTGCCGCCAAATTCGGCGCTGCACCGGGTGAGACGAAGGAATTGCTGTTCGCGGCGCGGCAGGCGGCCGACGCGCTTGGCATCTGCTTCCATGTCGGCAGCCAGGCGATGAGCCCCGAAGCCTATTCGAACGCCATCGAGCGCGTGCGCGAGGCGATCGTCGAGGCGGCGGTGACGGTCGACGTGGTCGATGTCGGCGGCGGATTCCCCTCAGCCTATCCGGGGATGGAGCCGCCCGCGCTCGAACGCTATTTCGATACGATCCACCGCGCCTGGGAAAGCCTGCCGATCAGCTATTCGGCGGAACTCTGGGCCGAGCCGGGCCGTGCGCTGTGCGCCGAATACAGCTCGCTGATCGTGCGCGTGGAAAAGCGCCGCGGCGACGAGCTGTTCATCAACGACGGCGCCTATGGCGCGCTGTTCGATGCGGCGCATATCGGCTGGCGCTTTCCGGTCCGGCTGCTTCGCGAACCCGATTCGAACGCGCGGGACATGGAATTCAGCTTTTACGGCCCGACCTGCGACGACCTCGATCACATGACCGGCCCGTTCGAGCTGCCCGCCGATGTCCGTGCGGGCGACTATATCGAGATCGGCATGCTCGGCGCCTATGGTGCGGCGATGCGGACCGCGTTCAACGGCTTCGGATCGGACGAAACCGTGATCGTGACCGACGAGCCGATGGCGAGCCTCTATCTCGACGCAGCGGAACGCCGCGAAGCTTCGAACGTCGTTACGCTGTAA
- a CDS encoding threonine ammonia-lyase encodes MTIVRQPTRAGVRDAAAKIAAILPPSPLLTASIRGVTVAFKAECLQPVGAFKLRGAWHRLTALDERGRQKGVVAFSSGNHALGIAWAARRLGIPAVIVMPSDAPRVKREGTLALGAEIVAYDRRTENREKIAAHLAHSRDATLVPSFDDPWVIEGQGSAAIEAAQQMSSMGLDTPKRILLPCGGGGLAAGTALALSDAEVTVVEPEGWDDMRCSLEAGWIEPVGENPPETACDALMTNEVSPLTFDVLSRRGVTGIAVSEAEIRTAQRWAAFQLRVVVEPGGAVALAALLAGRIAAEPGMLVMLSGGNVDPDAYAGVLGEHEAPGIAEDAAAAGEYS; translated from the coding sequence GTGACGATAGTGAGACAACCAACGCGTGCCGGTGTTCGGGACGCTGCTGCCAAGATCGCGGCGATATTGCCGCCATCGCCGTTGCTTACCGCCAGTATCAGGGGTGTAACGGTCGCTTTCAAGGCCGAATGCCTCCAGCCGGTCGGCGCGTTCAAGCTGCGCGGGGCATGGCATCGACTGACCGCGCTGGATGAACGGGGGCGGCAAAAGGGCGTCGTCGCCTTTTCCTCGGGCAATCACGCGCTGGGGATCGCCTGGGCCGCGCGGCGACTCGGCATACCCGCCGTCATCGTCATGCCGTCCGATGCGCCGCGCGTGAAACGCGAGGGCACGCTGGCGCTTGGCGCGGAAATCGTCGCCTATGACCGCAGGACCGAGAATCGCGAAAAGATCGCCGCGCATCTGGCGCATTCGCGCGACGCGACTCTGGTGCCCAGCTTCGATGATCCCTGGGTGATCGAAGGGCAGGGGAGCGCCGCGATCGAAGCTGCCCAGCAGATGAGCAGCATGGGGCTCGATACACCGAAGCGGATCCTTCTTCCCTGCGGCGGTGGCGGGCTTGCCGCAGGTACCGCGCTCGCCTTGTCCGATGCCGAAGTCACGGTGGTCGAACCCGAAGGCTGGGACGATATGCGGTGCAGCCTCGAGGCAGGCTGGATCGAGCCGGTCGGTGAAAATCCGCCCGAAACGGCATGCGATGCACTGATGACCAACGAAGTCTCGCCGCTCACCTTCGATGTCCTGTCGCGACGCGGCGTCACCGGCATCGCGGTAAGCGAGGCGGAAATCCGCACGGCGCAGCGCTGGGCGGCGTTCCAGTTGCGCGTTGTGGTCGAACCGGGCGGCGCGGTGGCACTGGCCGCGTTGCTGGCAGGCAGGATCGCGGCCGAGCCCGGGATGCTGGTGATGTTGTCGGGCGGCAATGTCGATCCCGACGCCTATGCCGGCGTCCTGGGCGAGCATGAGGCGCCGGGCATCGCGGAGGATGCCGCCGCCGCGGGAGAATATTCGTGA
- a CDS encoding cysteine desulfurase family protein codes for MSRIYLDHAATTPMLAPTVTAISQGMAMWANPSSPHAEGRAARSALEDARARIAAAYGWDRELILTSGASESLALAMRRAMVPGRFVSAVEHDAVMRLSEGASVVPVDGQGGLDLPALESLLSKDEKALLCVQWANSETGVRQPISDISRIVHDAGCLLLVDAAQMPAGADPQVTEHADLVAVSAHKRGGPPGIGALLVRDLGLLSPTGGQERGYRPGTENLPGTLGYAAALEVAEPLDAYQLLRDRLDAAILDAGGEIIAPDACRSPAIGAYRMPGVSSAAQLIRFDGAGFAVSAGSACSSGSLKPSHVLGAMGLADIAPEVVRVSFGRGTSEADIDAFAAMWAKVARQAAARLAI; via the coding sequence TTGTCCCGCATCTATCTCGATCACGCCGCGACTACCCCGATGCTTGCGCCGACGGTGACGGCGATTTCGCAGGGTATGGCGATGTGGGCAAATCCCAGTTCGCCGCATGCGGAAGGGCGCGCCGCGCGCTCGGCGCTGGAGGATGCGCGCGCGCGGATCGCGGCCGCCTATGGCTGGGATCGCGAACTGATCCTCACAAGCGGGGCAAGCGAATCGCTGGCGCTGGCGATGCGCCGGGCGATGGTTCCCGGACGGTTCGTCTCGGCGGTCGAGCATGACGCGGTGATGCGGCTTTCCGAAGGTGCGTCGGTCGTACCGGTGGACGGGCAGGGCGGGCTCGACCTACCAGCGCTCGAAAGCCTGCTGTCGAAGGACGAAAAGGCGCTGCTTTGCGTGCAATGGGCGAACAGCGAGACCGGCGTGCGCCAGCCGATCTCCGATATCTCGCGGATCGTGCACGATGCCGGATGCCTGTTGCTGGTCGATGCCGCGCAGATGCCCGCGGGCGCGGACCCGCAGGTCACCGAACATGCCGATCTGGTCGCGGTCTCGGCGCACAAGCGCGGCGGACCGCCTGGCATCGGCGCGCTGCTGGTCCGCGACCTCGGGCTATTGTCCCCCACCGGAGGGCAGGAGCGCGGCTATCGCCCCGGGACGGAGAATCTGCCCGGCACGCTCGGCTATGCCGCCGCGCTGGAGGTGGCCGAACCGCTCGATGCCTATCAGCTGCTGCGCGATCGCCTGGACGCCGCGATCCTCGACGCGGGCGGCGAAATCATCGCCCCCGATGCGTGTCGCAGCCCTGCCATCGGGGCCTATCGCATGCCGGGCGTATCTAGCGCGGCGCAACTGATACGCTTTGACGGCGCCGGCTTTGCCGTATCGGCGGGCAGCGCCTGTTCCTCGGGCAGTTTGAAGCCCAGTCATGTCCTTGGCGCGATGGGCCTTGCCGATATCGCCCCCGAAGTCGTTCGCGTCAGTTTCGGACGCGGCACGAGCGAGGCCGATATCGATGCCTTCGCCGCGATGTGGGCGAAGGTGGCGCGGCAGGCGGCGGCGCGGCTCGCGATATGA
- a CDS encoding DUF6768 family protein, with the protein MTDFDKSLGAALDADDRAFLASLDARRGLFAQMGDTMAGPLGGWAKLMLGVSVALGFALVLTVYQAVTAVELRETVLWSAASLAILVMQGFAKEWFFGRINLLAVLREVKRVELRLARMEDARG; encoded by the coding sequence ATGACCGATTTCGACAAGAGCCTGGGCGCCGCGCTGGATGCCGACGACCGGGCGTTTCTCGCCAGCCTCGACGCGCGGCGCGGGCTGTTCGCGCAGATGGGCGATACGATGGCCGGGCCGCTGGGCGGCTGGGCGAAGCTGATGCTGGGGGTGAGCGTGGCGCTGGGCTTTGCGCTGGTGCTGACCGTGTATCAGGCGGTGACTGCCGTGGAACTGCGCGAGACGGTGTTGTGGAGCGCGGCGTCGCTGGCGATCCTGGTGATGCAGGGATTTGCCAAGGAGTGGTTTTTCGGGCGGATCAACCTGCTCGCGGTGCTGCGCGAAGTGAAACGCGTCGAGCTGCGGCTGGCGCGGATGGAGGATGCGCGGGGGTGA
- a CDS encoding cysteine desulfurase family protein, which translates to MIYLDYQATTPLAPEALQAMLPWLQSQHANPHSAHAPGRAARAAVAVARDQVAALLPDDGDVSFTSGATEALNWALKGVGPGRIVTQATEHAAVLDTVAALRERGREVVVLPVDADGVVDYDAAAEAIIPGTALVACMLVNNEIGTIQPVSELAELAHGAGALMLCDAVQGYGRIAIPEGPDLIAISAHKIHGPKGIGALWIRDGVTLAPLLHGGGQEVAGRSGTLSPALCAGFGAAAKLMAEQGDADWEHVSALRNAALERLNIPPLPAREGSGVGAEPQGSASTPAEERVPTGREPTPSPSLEGRGGWQLNGSPDHRYPGNLNIRRDGLDVARLMSELRDIAFSAGSACASGSGRASHVLRAIGLTEAQARSSIRLGFGRYTTQEELMTALDRIDATARAQFPS; encoded by the coding sequence ATGATCTATCTCGACTATCAGGCGACGACGCCGCTGGCGCCCGAGGCATTGCAGGCGATGCTCCCCTGGCTCCAGTCGCAGCACGCCAATCCGCACAGCGCGCATGCCCCCGGGAGAGCCGCCCGCGCAGCGGTGGCGGTGGCGCGCGACCAGGTGGCGGCCTTGCTCCCCGACGATGGCGATGTCAGCTTCACCTCGGGCGCGACCGAAGCGCTCAACTGGGCGCTCAAGGGCGTCGGCCCCGGCCGGATCGTGACGCAGGCGACCGAACATGCCGCCGTGCTCGATACGGTCGCGGCGCTGCGCGAACGGGGCCGGGAGGTTGTTGTCCTCCCCGTCGATGCGGACGGGGTCGTCGATTATGACGCGGCGGCCGAGGCCATCATCCCCGGCACCGCGCTTGTCGCCTGCATGCTGGTCAACAACGAGATCGGCACGATCCAGCCTGTCAGCGAGCTCGCCGAACTGGCGCACGGCGCGGGCGCACTGATGCTGTGCGACGCGGTGCAGGGCTATGGCCGCATCGCCATCCCCGAAGGCCCGGACCTGATCGCCATCTCCGCACACAAGATCCACGGTCCCAAGGGCATCGGCGCGCTCTGGATCCGCGACGGCGTCACCCTCGCGCCGCTGCTCCACGGCGGCGGGCAGGAAGTCGCCGGTCGCTCGGGCACGCTCAGCCCCGCGCTCTGTGCGGGCTTCGGCGCCGCGGCGAAGCTGATGGCGGAGCAGGGGGATGCCGATTGGGAGCACGTCTCCGCGCTGCGCAACGCCGCGCTCGAACGGCTCAACATACCTCCCCTCCCTGCAAGGGAGGGGTCGGGGGTGGGTGCCGAACCGCAAGGTTCGGCTTCGACGCCGGCCGAGGAACGCGTCCCCACGGGCCGCGAACCCACCCCCAGCCCCTCCCTGGAAGGGAGGGGAGGATGGCAACTCAACGGCTCCCCCGATCACCGCTACCCCGGCAATCTCAACATCCGCCGCGATGGCCTCGACGTCGCCCGCCTGATGTCGGAGTTGCGCGATATAGCCTTTTCCGCCGGCTCCGCCTGTGCCAGTGGCTCGGGCCGCGCCAGCCATGTGCTGCGCGCGATCGGGCTTACCGAGGCGCAGGCGCGATCGAGCATTCGCCTCGGTTTCGGCCGCTACACGACTCAAGAGGAACTGATGACCGCCCTCGACCGCATCGACGCCACCGCCCGCGCGCAATTCCCGTCATGA
- a CDS encoding alpha/beta hydrolase has product MRRTFIASLAAAFALLLAGGCARALGITQAVPATAIQSDAREIAYGGDSLQRLDYYPAPAAGAPLIVFVHGGGWKRGDKGNATGETKVRHFHDRGYAFASINYRLVPDSTVEQQATDVAHALGYLITHAPELGFDASRIVLMGHSAGAHLAALVGTDPRYLRDAGLGLDALDGVILLDGAAYDVSAQIAEGNRFMHDTYVQAFGENPARQRALSPLHQAAAPNAPAFLILHVQRDDGRRQSQALAQALHGAGTAAALHALPGRGFRGHRRINQDMGDPGYAGTAIVDGWIAGLF; this is encoded by the coding sequence ATGCGCAGAACCTTCATTGCCTCACTCGCTGCCGCATTCGCATTGTTGCTCGCGGGAGGATGCGCCCGCGCGCTGGGCATAACGCAAGCCGTTCCTGCAACCGCGATCCAGTCCGACGCCCGCGAAATCGCCTATGGCGGCGACTCGCTCCAACGCCTCGATTATTACCCCGCGCCGGCCGCCGGTGCTCCGCTGATCGTCTTCGTCCACGGCGGCGGATGGAAGCGCGGCGACAAGGGCAACGCCACCGGTGAGACCAAAGTGCGGCATTTCCACGACCGCGGCTATGCCTTCGCCTCGATCAACTACCGTCTCGTGCCCGACTCCACGGTCGAGCAGCAGGCCACCGATGTCGCCCATGCGCTCGGTTATCTGATCACGCATGCCCCTGAACTCGGTTTCGATGCCTCGCGGATCGTCCTGATGGGGCACAGCGCCGGCGCCCATCTCGCCGCGCTGGTCGGAACCGATCCGCGCTATCTGCGCGACGCGGGGCTGGGGCTCGACGCACTCGACGGCGTGATCCTGCTCGACGGCGCCGCCTATGACGTTTCCGCGCAGATCGCCGAGGGCAATCGCTTCATGCATGACACCTATGTTCAGGCATTCGGCGAGAATCCCGCCCGCCAGCGCGCGCTTTCGCCCTTGCATCAGGCGGCTGCGCCCAACGCGCCGGCGTTCCTGATCCTCCATGTCCAGCGCGACGACGGCAGGCGCCAGTCGCAAGCGCTGGCGCAGGCCCTGCACGGCGCCGGGACGGCGGCCGCGCTCCACGCCCTGCCCGGACGCGGCTTTCGCGGGCATCGCCGAATCAATCAGGATATGGGGGATCCCGGCTATGCCGGGACGGCGATCGTCGACGGTTGGATCGCGGGGTTGTTCTGA
- a CDS encoding 2Fe-2S iron-sulfur cluster-binding protein, giving the protein MTKVRFLSADGESEQLVDAPDGTRLLEVAQEAGQPLEGTCEGQMACSTCHVIVDAGDFEKLPEASEEEEDMLDLAVGATRTSRLACQIHLGDTLDCLTVRIPPEHRDMQGR; this is encoded by the coding sequence ATGACGAAAGTCCGCTTCCTATCGGCCGACGGCGAGTCGGAGCAGCTGGTCGACGCGCCAGACGGCACGCGGCTTCTCGAAGTGGCACAGGAAGCCGGCCAGCCGCTCGAAGGGACGTGCGAGGGCCAGATGGCCTGTTCCACCTGCCATGTCATTGTCGACGCAGGCGATTTCGAGAAGCTTCCCGAAGCCAGCGAGGAAGAGGAGGACATGCTCGACCTCGCCGTCGGCGCGACGCGCACGAGCCGGCTTGCCTGCCAGATTCATCTCGGCGACACATTGGATTGCTTGACCGTGCGCATCCCGCCCGAACATCGCGACATGCAGGGGCGCTAG
- a CDS encoding alpha/beta hydrolase, with protein MPEVIFPGPEGRLEGRFSPAPKPRAPVAMILHPHPQSGGTMNNRIVQEVYKTFQKRGFATLRFNFRGVGKSQGTFDNGIGELSDAASALDWVQSFHPEASTTWVAGFSFGAWIGMQLLMRRPEIRGFISIAPPANMYDFTFLAPCPSSGIIIQGENDEVATPAATQKLVDKLRTQKHITIHHDTIPGANHFFQDEMDLLMKSVDNYLDMRLDPNSPIR; from the coding sequence ATGCCCGAAGTCATTTTCCCCGGACCGGAAGGCCGTCTCGAAGGCCGTTTCTCGCCCGCTCCCAAGCCCCGCGCGCCCGTCGCGATGATCCTGCATCCCCACCCGCAATCGGGCGGGACGATGAACAACCGCATCGTTCAGGAAGTCTACAAGACCTTCCAGAAGCGCGGTTTCGCCACGCTGCGTTTCAATTTCCGCGGCGTCGGAAAGAGCCAGGGGACGTTCGACAACGGCATCGGCGAGCTTTCCGATGCGGCGTCGGCGCTCGACTGGGTGCAAAGCTTCCACCCCGAGGCTTCGACCACCTGGGTCGCGGGATTCAGCTTCGGCGCGTGGATCGGCATGCAGCTGTTGATGCGCCGCCCGGAGATTCGCGGCTTCATTTCGATCGCGCCGCCGGCGAACATGTACGACTTCACCTTTCTTGCCCCCTGCCCCAGCTCGGGCATCATCATCCAGGGCGAGAATGACGAAGTGGCGACGCCCGCCGCGACGCAGAAGCTGGTCGACAAGCTGCGTACGCAAAAGCACATCACCATTCATCACGACACCATTCCCGGTGCCAACCATTTCTTCCAGGATGAAATGGATCTGCTGATGAAGAGCGTCGACAATTATCTCGACATGCGGCTGGATCCGAATTCGCCGATCCGGTGA